One window of Deltaproteobacteria bacterium genomic DNA carries:
- a CDS encoding MFS transporter produces MEGALISSAGDFMQNVAQIWLVWHLSRSPLAIGVIAVFDTIPRLLVGAVGGAIADRFDRRCVLMITQGLAMAQAFLYWFLVEFEAVALLHIAALAFFLGIVNTINQTARQSLVNSLVPKDELLNAIGVQSSVFNLSKIIGPSLGGLIIAYFGIAGCFLINAISFVFLLFNLYQMELPPWEARRDQQGIFADIKEGMSYLRADRRILYIVGLSYVMALFGAPYNRFVPIFATNVLRVGATGFGLLMAAPGIGATVASVSLASVDKLRVGTRSICFCVLGFALSLTLFAFSHWFILSLFALAMVGFCQVGERALTNTVIQMGTPQNLLGRVLSLFFMDRGLWSAGSIIIGSLAAAIGIDWTFSVCGLVCAVAATSLLLMSRRLRATAVGS; encoded by the coding sequence ATGGAAGGCGCCTTGATTTCCAGCGCCGGTGATTTCATGCAGAACGTCGCCCAGATCTGGCTGGTGTGGCATTTGTCGCGCTCACCGTTGGCCATCGGCGTGATCGCCGTTTTCGACACCATCCCGCGCCTGTTGGTCGGCGCGGTGGGCGGCGCCATCGCCGACCGCTTCGATCGCCGCTGTGTGCTCATGATCACCCAAGGTTTGGCGATGGCGCAAGCGTTTCTATACTGGTTTTTGGTAGAGTTCGAAGCGGTCGCGCTCTTGCACATCGCAGCCTTGGCGTTTTTCCTCGGCATCGTTAACACCATCAACCAAACCGCGCGCCAATCTTTGGTCAACAGCTTGGTGCCCAAGGACGAACTGCTCAATGCCATCGGTGTGCAATCTTCGGTATTCAATCTCTCGAAGATCATCGGCCCGTCGTTGGGCGGCTTGATTATCGCTTACTTCGGCATCGCCGGCTGCTTTCTCATCAACGCGATCAGTTTCGTCTTCTTGCTCTTCAACCTATACCAAATGGAGCTGCCGCCTTGGGAAGCGCGCCGTGACCAGCAAGGAATCTTCGCCGATATCAAAGAAGGAATGAGCTATCTGCGCGCCGACCGGCGGATACTCTATATCGTCGGCCTCTCTTACGTAATGGCGTTGTTCGGCGCGCCCTACAATCGCTTCGTGCCGATCTTCGCGACCAACGTTCTCCGTGTCGGCGCGACCGGTTTCGGTTTGCTCATGGCCGCCCCCGGCATCGGCGCCACCGTGGCGTCGGTCTCGCTCGCCTCGGTGGACAAACTGCGCGTCGGCACTCGTTCGATTTGTTTCTGCGTGCTGGGATTTGCTTTGTCACTGACGCTGTTCGCCTTTTCCCACTGGTTTATCTTATCGCTCTTTGCCCTGGCGATGGTCGGCTTTTGCCAAGTCGGTGAACGCGCCTTGACCAACACCGTGATTCAGATGGGCACGCCGCAAAATTTACTGGGCCGCGTGCTCAGTCTGTTCTTCATGGACCGCGGCTTGTGGTCGGCGGGTAGCATCATCATCGGCAGCTTGGCCGCGGCGATCGGCATCGATTGGACTTTTTCCGTATGCGGCTTGGTCTGCGCCGTCGCGGCGACTTCTTTGTTGTTGATGAGCCGCAGGCTGCGCGCTACCGCCGTCGGTTCGTAG
- a CDS encoding 3-hydroxybutyryl-CoA dehydratase produces the protein MSVMPIVNLLAEGEKLAASGKRVSVLWQHDDTLAFVARGREYRSEFHINPSDETMYMIKGGMRLHYRTTEGKEDVAVIAEGAMIYTPAGTPHSPRFAPDAFALISERKRRDGEIDKFHWYCPKCDTLLHEEQFIVKDYAEDPVSKAYARFFDSEEFRTCKNCGEIMPAPDAL, from the coding sequence ATGTCAGTCATGCCCATCGTCAATCTACTCGCCGAAGGCGAAAAACTCGCCGCCTCCGGCAAACGCGTCAGCGTGCTCTGGCAACACGACGACACTCTGGCGTTCGTCGCCCGCGGCCGCGAATACCGCAGCGAGTTCCACATCAACCCGAGCGATGAAACCATGTACATGATCAAAGGCGGGATGCGCTTGCACTACCGCACCACGGAAGGAAAAGAAGATGTCGCGGTGATCGCCGAAGGCGCCATGATCTACACCCCCGCCGGCACGCCCCACTCGCCGCGCTTTGCGCCCGACGCTTTCGCGCTCATTTCAGAAAGAAAAAGACGCGACGGCGAGATCGACAAATTCCACTGGTACTGCCCGAAGTGCGACACGCTGCTGCATGAGGAACAATTTATCGTGAAAGACTACGCCGAAGATCCAGTTTCAAAAGCGTATGCGAGATTTTTTGACAGCGAGGAGTTTCGCACGTGCAAGAATTGCGGCGAAATTATGCCGGCGCCGGACGCGCTCTAG